In Amblyraja radiata isolate CabotCenter1 chromosome 15, sAmbRad1.1.pri, whole genome shotgun sequence, the genomic window ctgcaccgccattcaatatgatcatggctgatcatccaactcagtatcccgtacctgccttctctccaaaccctctgatccccttagccacaagggccacatctaactccctcttaaatatagccaatgaactggcctcaactaccctctgtggcagagagttccagagattcaccactctctgtgtgaaaattttttttctcatctcggttttaaaggatatccccctcatccttaaactgtgaccccttgtcctgcccCTTGTCATTAGTACTTCATAAAACCGGGCTGGACTTTAATATCTtggatatgtgacaaataaagttctgTTGTAAAACCTCTGTGACTCTCTTTGCATACAATATACTTCGGTAGACCATTTGGCTGTTGGCTACTTTGTAATGTTCTTGTCAGTCTTTAACCTGAGTGATTTCAGATTATGTCCATGGCGTCCTCTTTTCCCAGAAGCCCCCGCGCCCCAGAACTCGCCCTATGTTGCAGGCGATACCAAGCGCGCAGGCGCGGAGAACCCCGGAAGTGGGTGCGGCCAAGGCGCGCATTCGGTCCGTGGACAGAAGACTCCGGAGGGTCGGCGGCGGGTAGGAGCGGGGATCCGGGCGCGGGATCAGTCAACACCGAGGCCCGGCCTGAGGAGCGGCCCCCGGCTGCGGGGAGAATCCGTGCGGCCCCCGGGGACACGGTGGCCCGTCACCTGGGGACGGTGCGGCCATGGAAGCGTAAACATGGATTCCCTGCCCCCTGGACAGTCTGGTCAGTAGATACAGGGAACTGCGGGCGCGGCCTCACTAAaaccgacacaaagtgctggagtaacgcagccggTCAGAAAAAAGGTCCCGACTCGAAagatcgtctatccatgttctcgacagatggacacaaaaatctgcagtaactcagagggtcaggaggcatagagtcatagtcatagagtgatatacagtgtggaaacaggcccttcggcccaacttgcccacaccagagcatctctggagaaaagaaataggcgacgtttctggtcgagccccttcttcagagtcaggggaactggagatatagacggtacttcaAAGGTCCAGTTATCTGTTTATTTTCACGTgtgcagtgaaattcgaattaccatacagccatggtaaaataaaaagcaacaagacacacaattacataaaaattaacataagcatattccccacattcctcactgtgatggaaggagctATTTTTTTTTGCAGATTCGAGCGCTCTTGTTTTTTTGACCTTGTTGATTAATTGTTTGTACATTACAATCTGTCGAGCAGAGAGAAAGAACCGAGTTGTCTGAACATCTTTCTGATTGTTTATATTATAGAGCAAAAATATCGAGTGTTATTGTGCTGAAATCTCACTTGTGTAATAGAAGAAATGCGaaaacattcatgttattgtgCAGAACTTTAAGCATTCGTTTATTGCTTCTAAATTTACAGCAGAATCAATTTTTTAACTTCGAAATCTTTAAACTCTTAAACCCCCGCCTCAGGCCCTCTCCCTCCATACTCCAGGATGCTCGCCCCCTCAACAGcggtggtttacatcgagatcctggggggattgagggaggggagggggaaggaggcgaaagtggaggagggagagtggggtaggagggggatagagggagaggaggggcgttatggagggagtgacaggCTAGGGGAaaggagtggaagggggagggaaggaggacaggggaaagaagagggagggtgaagagggggagggtgtgcttggggatgagggggaatggaggaggataggggtcagaagagggatggcgaggcgcagttgggggagggttgccgtgactcgcgtcacaatggAGATCTCTGGCGTCAtaacgggaacccctcagccgcacctgcgcagttgggggctatgggtgagtgttggaatattgcgttgggggaacgggacccaacgggtcccactttgtctaataTATTATGACATACTTtacaatgatgagagggatatacagagttgacgtggataagcttttcccactgagagtagggaagattcaaacatgaggacatgacttgagaattaagggacagaggtttaggggtaacatgagggggaacttctttactcagagagtggtagctgtgtggaatgagcttccagtgaaggtggtggaggcaggttcgattttatcttttaaaaataaattggatagttatatggacgggaaaggaatcgagggttatggtctgagtgcaggtagatgggactatgggagaatacgtgttcgacacggactagaagggccgagatggcctgtttccgtgctgtaattgttatatggttatattactaaacctctcatcttgtctgtgtgcgtgcgtgcgattCATGACCCGaattacgccaaaatggtacactatAGCGCTACAGTTTATGGACCAGCTAACTAACTTGTCCTGTGGTGGGGTTTTTttaaagtcctggcagcaagtgcaattgtacttttttttaaaagtttaaaaagagggaggctgaagaggaggggtgggactggtgggggataaggggaaaagagtcgcccctgcgcagttggggaccaTGGGCGAGtgggggaatattgcgttggggaacgggttgctttgggggaaccaGGCCTCACCTGTGACAGGGTCCCACTGGTGCCACttggttcccccaacacaatattccaccactcacccatagcccccaactacatGCAATGGATACCCGTAAAATCGTAGGTAGACGGGTTCCCTGCCCACTGGAGAGTCTGATCAGTAGATGCAAGAAACtgcgggtgctggtttacaaaaatattcACATAGTCCTAAAGTAACGCATCCGATCAGAAGAGGGCCCTAAATCTAATTATCACCTATCCACGATCctgagagatgctgccagacccactgaattATGTCAGCACTGGGCCACTTTACTTTCAGCCTCGCTATAACGGTTTGATGTCACAGTTCACCATGGAGACTAAAATTACCTCGTCTGAAACACCGATCTTTGCCTGTTAATTTAGTGTAACACTTTATTTACAGGATAGCACAAGCGCAGGATATTGATGCTCGGGAATCTCAAACTCCCTCAGTTAACCTGCACCTGAACGCGTGGGAGGGATTCACTGTGTCAGCTGAGCCGACGAGGCACCATAAATTCCGCAGCATGGAGACATTATTCACTAGCTCTgagagtgagctgggattcactCATTCTTCCCACCAGCAAGATCACGTTGTGGAGAAACCATTTCCCTGTCCcgattgtgggaagggattcactcaaGCAAACAACCTGAAGAGTCACCAACAGCAAGTTCACGCTGAGGAGAAACCAATTCCCAGTCCTGATTGTGGGAAGGGATTCTCTCTGACCGGCAGCCTGAAGGAACAGCAGAGAATTCCCACAGGGGAGAAGCCATTCACTTGTCCTATGTGTGGGCAGGGATTTACTGCATCATCTGGGCTACAAACACATCAGTTGATTCACATcgaggagaggccgttcacctgctcggaGTGTGGGAAAGGATTTATGCAGTTATGCCACCTACAGTCACACCAGCGGATTCACACTGGAGCGAGGCCGTTCACTTGTTCTGAGTGTGGGAAGAGATTTATACAGTCATCTCACCTAAAGTCACACCAGCGGATTCACACCGGGGAGAAGCCCTTCACCTGTACTGATTGTGGGAAGGGATTTACTGCATCACTTGGGCTACAGAGACATCAGCTGATTCATACCGGGGTGAAGCCATTCATCTGCtccgagtgtgggaagggatttagGCGGTCATTGGACCTACAGTTACACAAGCGGATTCACACTGGAGAGAGGCTGTTCAGTTGTTCTGAGTTAGGGAAGGGATTTATCGACATATCTGTGCAACAGAGACACCAGCAGATGCCCAGCATGGAGAGGCCattcacctgctctgagtgtgggaagggatttatgCGGTCATCTCACCTGCAGTTACACCAGCGGATTCACAGcgaggagaggccgttcacctgctctgagtgtggcaagggattTATACAGTCATCTCACCTAAAGTCACACCAGCGGATTCACACTGGAGAGAGGCCGTTCACTTGTTCTGAGTGTGGAAAGCGATTTATTGACGTATCTGGCATACAGAGACACCAGCAGATGCACagcggggagaggccgttcatctgctctgtgtgtgggaagggatttgtaCAGCCATCTCACCTACACTCACACCAACAGATTCACACTGGGGAGAAGCCGTTCACTTGTTCTGTGTGTGACAAGGGGTTTGGTAAATTATACGGGCTACAAGTACACCTGCGAATTCACACTGGGGAGAAGCCGTTCATTTGTTCTGTGTGTGGGAAGGGGTTTACTAACTTAGCTGCATTACAGAGACATCAGAGAGTTCACACTGGTGAGAGGCCGTacacctgctctgagtgtgggaagggattcattcAGTCTGCCCAGCTGAAGGCCCACCAGCGAGTTCACGCTGCGGGGAAACCATTTGCCTCTCCCAACTGTGGGCAGCTCAACACTGATGATCTGGTGACCAACTATCAAATTCACACTGAGTAGAGGTCGTTCCCCTGTGTGTGGGAAGGGTTTCGCTCAGTCTTCCAACCTAGTGACGCATGAGTGAGTTCACACTGGGGGGTTAACCATCGCAGTTGCTGAATCCGTTTGCTGTTGAACTAAGCTCTGTTCACAGTTGCTGAATCTGGTTGCAAGTCCACAAGTGTCTGCTGGTGTTGGAGTCTGCGGTATCTGCTGCTACTCATCACATCTAGGGCTGaatacttgtttaagaaagaactgcagatgctggaaaaatcgaaggtagacaaaaatgctggagaaacccagctggtgaggcagcatctatggtgagaaggaataggcgacgttccgggtcgagacctttcttcagaccaaagatcttagagccgaGCAAGATTGACCACTCCTACAAATTCCAATGGACTGtcgtgtagtacgcaatggagcgtaacttccgccatttcagtaaacccgacccgacttAATTTATGCTTCTTGCAGTGTAATCAGCATtgcggggaacagtttgtgtgtctttaaatgttttttaaaattttatttttaaatggctcatttaatggctgtgtttgaattgatttttgtattaagcttgcactctgtaattcatctaatcccaTTGTTCACAACTGCTTGTATGcacccataaaggcaattatatttatataatatataacacatatatatttgttttatatatatatatatatatatatgtgtgatacacacatatataaatgtgatatagatgcatataattatataacacacacacacatatatatatttttctagtttcttatatatatatgtaaacacatatacatcaaagaacatcaaagaggaggatgactgaactttgggccttccctcacagtgggaaacgttgattccactgtgtatggatgtttttgttaaagactatcgtgttctgtgttcatttctattcgtatggctgtatggtgaccccaaatttcacttgaccaattggtgcatgtgacaataatgtgcagtcgtcaatgtagcggagggagagttcagggatagggccacggtacgcctcgaacaagtttgacataccctacaaagaagcaggcatagctggggccctatACGTGTGCGCATAGCCACACCTTGGTTATGGAGGAACTGGGAGGAGCCACATACTGTTCACTGGGCATGGTTGGAGTTTGAGTTTGGGTGGCGTTTGACTGTGGATTCACTCAGTCATCCCCGTTACTGGCACACCAGAGAATTCGCACCGGGGAGAGGCCACTCATCTGCTCTTAGTGTGAGAAGAGATTCTCACAACTTTCTCATTTGCCACTCCCAGCTGAGCTGGGTCGGGTTTCACTGGTAAATTTAACCTGATGACCCACCAGAGAATTCACACTAGGGAGAGGGCATTCATCTGTTTCGTGTGTGGGAGGGGTTTCACTTGATTATCTGAGGTAATGGCACATCAGCTCGTTCACACTCGGAGAAGTTTTAATAAGATTTTGGTTCGGTGTTTAACATCTCTTGTCCACAAGCGACTGCATTTTTATGACTGAGGTTAATCCTGATGTTCATCACAACCAGGGCTAATTTGTTGTTTGTTCTTATGTTGTTAGTACTTCATAAAACCGGGCTGGACTTTAATATCTtggatatgtgacaaataaaattctgTTGTAAAACCTCTGTGACTCTCTATGCACCTAGGTTGGCCTTTTGGCGCATCTGGTCACTGCCAGTCTTTCTCCTCTGTTGACTACTTTAGAATGTTCCTGTTAGTCATTTACCTGTTTATTCCGGGAGGATAAAACAGTTATTGTTTCTTGAAGGAATTTCGACACATTTAAATGTAATGATGCTCACAACTAAACGACCACATCGGTTGCGAGAGGTCACTGTTCCCCACATACAAGGACAAAGTGGCTGTTGTTCGTTGGGCAACGCTGAGCCGGTGATTTCAGGTCATGTCCATGGCGCCCTATTTACCCAGAAACCTCCGTGCCCCAGAAGTCACCCTATGTTGCAGGCGATAGCAAGCGCGCAGGCGCGAAGAGCCCCGGAAGTGGTGCGGCCAAGTCGCGCCTGCGGTCTGTGGCCAAAAGGCTCCGGAGGATCTGCATagatcatagatgctgctgcacccgctgagtttctccagcaaatgTGTACATCCGGAGGATCGGCGGCGGGTAGGAGCGGGGATCCGGGCGCGGGATCAGTCAACACCGAGGCCCGGCCTGAGGAGCGGCCCCCGGCTGCGGGGAGAATCGGTGCGGCCCTCGGGGACCCGGTGGCCCGTCACCTGGGGACGGTGCCGGCCATGGGTAACACACCGGAGATCTACCTCCCGATCCGCAGAGCGCGTTTGGAAGCGTAATCATGGATTCCCTGCCCCCTAGATAGTCTGGTCAGTAGATACAGGAACATTTtttgtacatttacaccaagccaattaatctacagacctgtacgtcgttgatgtgtgggaagaaacccttaGTCCGGGTCGAACCCgagactccggcgctgcaagcggtgtaaggcagcaactctaccgctgtaaggcagttgctctaccgctgcgccaccgtgatttgATGTAATAAATATAATACAAAGGAAGCGCAGATGCAAGTTTATtccaactcagtgggtctggagcATGTTTCGGGTTTTGGGGCCCTTCTCCAAACTGGTTGTGGTGGAGAGACAGTTGCCGGCccgaccccctcatcctcctgtcagCGAAGGCGCTGGCGGCAGACGGCGCATGCGCATCGATTGCACCATGATGGATAGACCTGTTTCTGGCTTGCGGGGGGTTGTGGGTAAAAAGGCGGCCATGggtaacagaaaataggtgcaggagtaggccattcggcccttcgagcctgcaccgccattcaatatgatcatggctgatcatccaactcagtatcctgtacctgccctttctccataccccctgatccctttagccacaagggccacatctaactccctcttaaatatagccaatgaactggcctcaacgccAGCGCTTTGCTGCTGACCCGTTGAGCGTGTTTGGAAATGTAAACACGGGTCCCTGCCCATCGAGGAGTCTGATCAGTAGATGCAAGAAACTatgggtgctggtttacaaaactccACATAGTCTTATAGTAACGCTTCCGATCAGAAGAAGTATCTCCTGTCCACGTTcccgagagatgctgtctgacccactgaattgttTCAGCAGTTGGCCAGTTTACTTTCAGCCTCGCTGATACAGTTTGATGTCACAGCTCCCCAGAAGACTAAAATTACCTTGTCTGAAACACTGATCTTTGCATGTTAAGTTAGTGTAAACCTTTTTTTTCAGGATAGAATAAGCAGAGGATTTTGGTGCTTGGGAATCTCAAACTCCTTCAGTTAACCAGCACCTGAACGCGTGGGAGGGATTCACTGTGTCAGCTGAGCCGACGAGGCACCATAAATTCCGCAGCATGGAGACTTTATTCACTAGCTCTcagagtgagctgggattcactCAATCTTCCCACCAGCAAGTTCAAGCTGTGGAGAAACCATTTCCCTGTCCCGATTGTGGGAAGGTATTCACTCAAGCAAACAACCTGAAGAGACACCAACGGCAAGTTCACACTGAGGAGAAAGCAATTCCCTGTCCAGATTGTTGGAAGGTATTCTCTCAAGCCTGCAACCTGAAGAGACACCAACGGCAAGCTCACGATGAAGAGAAACTACTTCCCTGTCCcgattgtgggaagggattctctcaggctggcaacctgaagagaCACCAGAGAATTCACTCGGGTGAGAAGCCATTCTCCTGTTCTGTTTGTGGGAAGGGATTTGCTGCTTCATCTGGGCTACAGACACACCAGCGGATTCACACAGGTGAGAAGCCATTCACCTGTTCTGTTTGTGGGAAGGGATTTACTGCTTCATCTGGACTACAGACACACTATCAaattcacactggggagaggccgttcacgtgTTCTGAGTGTGGGCAGCGATTTATGCAGTCATCTCACCTAAAGACACACCAGCGGATTCACACTGGAGAGAGGCCGTTCATTTGTTCTGAGTGTGGAAAGGGATTTATTGACGTATCTGGGATACAGAGACACCAGCAGATGCACagcggggagaggccgttcatctgctctgagtgtgggaaaGGATTTATACATACATCTCACCTACACTCACACCAGCGGATTCACACTGGGGAGAAGCCGTACATTTGTtctgtgtgtgggaagggattcatttATTCATCTGAATTGTTGAGACACCAGCGAATTCACACAGGGGAGAGGCCATTCGCCTGCtccgagtgtgggaagaaattcaTTCAGTCTTCCCAGCTGAAGATCCACCAGCGAGTTCACGCTCCGAGGAAACTATTTGCCTCTCCCAACTGTGGGCAGGTCAACACTGATGATCTGGTGACCAACCAGCAAATTCACACTGagtagaggccgttcacctgttcTGTGTGTGGGAACGGTTTCACTCAGTCTTCCAACCCAGTGACCTATGAGTGAGTTCACACTGGGGGATTAACCATCGCAGTTGCTGAATCCGTTTGCTGTTGAACTAAGCGCTGTTCATAGTTGCTGAATCTGGTTGCAAGTCCACAAGTGTCTGCTGGTGTTGGAGTCTGCGGTATCTGCTGCTACTCATCACATCTAGGACTGAATAGCAACTTCgcaaatgacaaagacacacgtcgcttgtggcagggatttcataccatcactgactacaagccccccccccgctgcggatatgccaaaacgacccctctctaccagatgaactgaacgagttctacgcacggtttgaggtaaaaaaacagcacccagacacgtgcactactgccatctcccagtgaccagtcgctcaggctgtccacagccggagttaaaaaggcctttgccagcatcaatccacgcaaagctgcagggccggacaacattcctggatgcgttttaagagactgcgccgagcaactgaaagatgtcttcacagacatttttaacatctcactcagccaggcagtagtgcccaactgtcttaagagtgccaccatcgtccctgtcccgatgaaaccaaacccagcctgccataatgactttcgaccagtggctctaacacccatagtaatgaagtgttttgagcgactggttattgcagcatatcaaaaatagtctacctgccgacctagacccactgcagttcgcctacagagccaaccgatccacagaggacgcagtctcaacaacactgaacctcgtactgtcacaccttgatcggaaaaatacttatgccaggatcctcttcatagacttcagctctgctttaaacacaatcattccgcagcagctggtggagaagttggagctattgggggttgatgctggcacatgtaactgggtcctgaactttctatcgcaacggcagcagacagtcagggtgggcagtaggacatcaaaaaccatagccgtgagcactggctcgccccaaggctgtgtcctaagccccctgctgtttagtctgcttacacactagtactgctagactcaacaacaacttcatcaacaagttcgctgatgacacaacagtggtgggtctcatcagtgacaatgatgagtcggcgtacaggatggaggtggagctgctcacaggatggtgcaaatcccacaacctcattctcaacgtgggaaaaactaaggagatggtggttgacttcaggagggcgggaaaacaacaccatacacctctgcacatcgatggagctggtgtggaaagggtcagcagcgtgaagttcctaggactccacctgtcagatgacctgacgtccacgaccaacaccacagcactggtcaagagagcccagcagcgactacaccctctccgaagactacggaaagcaggtctccccactacacacctacgaactttttatagggggacaatcgagagcacattaacctacggcatcacttcctggttcgggagctgcaaggtgtacgaacggcaccaactagacaggattgtgaagaccgccagcaggattattggtgctccactccctttcctgctggacatatacaggaagagatgtatcatcagagccatctccatcatcaaagacccctaccacccatcgcatcacatattctccatcctgccatcctggaagaggtacaggagcattagctgcaaaaccagcaggatgctcctcagcttcttcccgcaggctataagactgataaacggactttgccccctgccaaagtatcgcgcaccaaccaccaaactggacacactgcagcatagccactgtcgatcggaacgcctgttgatgtttagtagagagtagagtgtttaatttgttcatgatgatatatgtatttttatttctatttattttttactgcacacaggGAAGGGATTCACTCAGTCTTCCAACCTCGTGACCCCCATGAGTGAGTTcacactggggggagggggggggggaggtgtttaACCATCGCAGTTGCCCTGTTTACCTAAGCTCTGTTCATTCACAGTTGCTGAATCTGGTTGCAAGTCCACAAGTGTCTGCTGGTGTGTGGTCTGTGGTTTCTGCTGCTGCTCATCACATCTAGGACTGAATCTTGGTCACTGGGCACAGTTGGGGGTACGAGTTTGTTTTAttgtttttgtcacgtgtaccgaggtacagtgaaaagcttttgctgtggGGTGGAGCCTCGCGGGCGCTGACAGTTGTGGATGGGCCACATGGACCCAGAGGACGAGCTGCTGGgaataaaagggggggggggggtgaagaccagaggaggacccggtgtggggggaccgctgtgaggggtgggggagagaataaAGACGGGCCCTTCGGTAGGCAAGCAAAGCGTttaactgtgacttgtcacatgtgacaataaattattgattcaagggaaagacaatacatgatgacaatagctactttcccacagccatcgggctattaaacctggctcggacaaaactctgattattaatagcccattatctgttatttgcactttatcagtttatttattcatgtgtgtatatagttatattatggtatatggacacactgatctgttttgtagtaaatgcctactatgttctgtgtgctgaagcaaagcaagaatttcattgtcctatacagggacacatgacaataaactcacttgaacttgaacttgtcatTGCTGTATCTGAGTTGGATTTAATATTCTGGGTCTGTGATAAATAAATGAGTTTGATTGTAAACCCAGTGTCTCAGGTCCTTGTCTCTGCAACACACTcgatgcaggtggagaggccattcagcccagctgTTCCCTGCCAGGTGGCGCATGCGCATCGATCGCACGGTGACGGATAGACTGCTTTCTGTCTAGTGGGGGGTTGTGGGAAAAGAGGTGGCCATGTCCAACACACCTGCGATGTGCTGCAGATTCGCAGAGTGTGTTTGTGACCTCAAGCATGGATTTCCCGCCCCAAGAGAGTGTGATCAGAAGATACAAGCAATTACAGGAGCACGGTCATCTAACTGGCACTCAATGGCATTGCTATCGTCCAGTTCATCACCATCAATCCCCTGGGGGTGGGTCACCATAAAGCAGAATATCCACTGGACTGGCCACGGAAATACACGTAGTGGGAATGTGGGACTTGCATGACAGGCGAGGCTACCCTTAATGACGGTGTCAAAACATGGACCAAATCACAGGTAGATGACTGGCAGAAATGGCCCACTGTGGTGGAGGCTAAAAGAAAGACAGCAAAAAGAAAGTTGACGTTGATTGCTGCCAGCCAGTTTGTTCCCCCAGCTTCCTGTCAGCCTCGCTGTCACAGTGTgaatcttatttatttatttatctgtctgtctgtctgtgtccctTGAACTACGCCAAATGGCACCATCTCACTcgcaattgtcctgtggtggtttgtgtcaagtttcgttcagattgatgatatattttacaagttattgacatttagaactgatacaaaaccccactttgagaacaATATGCGGTGGCGTTTGCTGGCAGATTGTATTTTGTTTTTATCTTCATTTTATTTTacttatttattttcctttctttttttctttagcTTTgcgttttcctttttccttttctttttgtctttttatcttggtgtttttttctacatttataagttttcttttaaagacgtaactatatttacatagagtttACAAGAGGTCTATTTtcgatgtgtattttgacactggtctcatattaggttatacctatTATTAATGTAATCTTGatgcctatgtatcaatatcattgttatgatgATCATTATTCTTTTggctctgttttttatgttttgtctctgttttttggggaaaaaaacaataaaaagatttaataaaaaaataagatTGTGGCAGTTTGCTCctttgacgtcacaatgggatctcatttacataagctgcTATGAACAGTGCTGCActcgacaatgacatcacaaggggatctcatttacataagctgccaatcaacagtgttcctcccagtgcaatgagagattttttGCATTGTTgttaggagagggaggaggggaggagaagaaatgtgATTTAAACATTGTTTAGTGGGGgggaggatagactttcctccttcattgatgtgatctgcagaaaaataagaaaatgtctaaaattgattctccaccctctcctccttctctctcacagaagctctcacctgttttgggcagaaattCTGGCAgtctctgagctgccagcccaccaggcctgagtgactgagctggcagcccaccaggcctgagtgactgagctgccagcccaccaggcctgagtgactgagctgccagcccaccaggcctgagtgtctgagctgccagcccaataatccattcggcccacaatgtccatac contains:
- the LOC116981550 gene encoding gastrula zinc finger protein XlCGF8.2DB-like isoform X2, which encodes METLFTSSQSELGFTQSSHQQVQAVEKPFPCPDCGKVFSQACNLKRHQRQAHDEEKLLPCPDCGKGFSQAGNLKRHQRIHSGEKPFSCSVCGKGFAASSGLQTHQRIHTGEKPFTCSVCGKGFTASSGLQTHYQIHTGERPFTCSECGQRFMQSSHLKTHQRIHTGERPFICSECGKGFIDVSGIQRHQQMHSGERPFICSECGKGFIHTSHLHSHQRIHTGEKPYICSVCGKGFIYSSELLRHQRIHTGERPFACSECGKKFIQSSQLKIHQRVHAPRKLFASPNCGQVNTDDLVTNQQIHTE
- the LOC116981550 gene encoding zinc finger protein 214-like isoform X3 — protein: METLFTSSQSELGFTQSSHQQVQAVEKPFPCPDCGKVFTQANNLKRHQRQVHTEEKAIPCPDCWKVFSQACNLKRHQRQAHDEEKLLPCPDCGKGFSQAGNLKRHQRIHSGERPFACSECGKKFIQSSQLKIHQRVHAPRKLFASPNCGQVNTDDLVTNQQIHTE
- the LOC116981550 gene encoding gastrula zinc finger protein XlCGF8.2DB-like isoform X1, which codes for METLFTSSQSELGFTQSSHQQVQAVEKPFPCPDCGKVFTQANNLKRHQRQVHTEEKAIPCPDCWKVFSQACNLKRHQRQAHDEEKLLPCPDCGKGFSQAGNLKRHQRIHSGEKPFSCSVCGKGFAASSGLQTHQRIHTGEKPFTCSVCGKGFTASSGLQTHYQIHTGERPFTCSECGQRFMQSSHLKTHQRIHTGERPFICSECGKGFIDVSGIQRHQQMHSGERPFICSECGKGFIHTSHLHSHQRIHTGEKPYICSVCGKGFIYSSELLRHQRIHTGERPFACSECGKKFIQSSQLKIHQRVHAPRKLFASPNCGQVNTDDLVTNQQIHTE